One window from the genome of Hippoglossus hippoglossus isolate fHipHip1 chromosome 6, fHipHip1.pri, whole genome shotgun sequence encodes:
- the zgc:136858 gene encoding pseudouridine-metabolizing bifunctional protein C1861.05, translated as MRRMLKSVPALVLRRGITTYQSTWCKNDSLFRVHPSVSQALAENKPVVALESTIITHGMPYPHNLSTAKEVEAIVRAEGATPATVGVIEGKVHVGLSSEELDHLAHCRSSVKVSRRDLPYVTSKGLTGGTTVSATMIAAHRAGIPVFVTGGIGGVHRDGENSLDISADLTELGRTPIAVISAGVKSILDIGRTLEFLETHGICVATYGKSKNFPAFFSPQSGFSSPCQVDNPTEAAKLIASTLSLGLQSGVLLAVPIPEEHAAAGKQIEEAVQAAVTEASTKGITGRDVTPFILQKVNELTKGKSLQANIALIRNNARVGSQIACALSELMNERKLKNKTHHSGKHTSQSESDIVVIGGINVDFIAKGKTKTIHFGQTNPGSVCQSFGGVGRNIADSLSRLGHRPLFISAVGADSNGDAVLNYCKHMNTSGVARLEEQSTATYCAVITESGELSLGLGDMDIHQQITEQCVSQFEKQLSSATLVCLDGNIPVSTIDYVCGVAKKHNINVWYEPTDSEKACKPFLSDAWKSLSYSSPNLAELCTMNKTLGIQTPKVLPSSLEEVLGVAVDLSRPLLEHLHCLVVTLGAYGVLVCGEQDADSVNLQPRQQRRSRKLCAVHYPALTVTAEETVNVSGAGDSLAGALMAGILRRRDTDSCVRMGLLAARLSLASPHPIDPTLSFDSVDLNKVQTQNWPKPSYSCI; from the exons ATGAGGAGAATGCTAAAGAGCGTCCCTGCACTCGTCCTGAGAAGAGGAATCACAACATATCAGAGCACATGGTGCAAAAATG ACAGCCTCTTCAGAGTTCATCCATCTGTATCACAGGCGTTGGCAGAAAACAAACCAGTGGTTGCCCTTGAGAGCACTATTATCACACACGGCATGCCCTATCCACACAACCTGAG CACAGCAAAGGAGGTGGAGGCCATCGTACGAGCTGAAGGTGCCACTCCAGCCACGGTTGGAGTGATCGAGGGCAAAGTGCACGTCGGTCTGTCGTCAGAGGAGCTGGACCACCTCGCACACTGCAGGAGCTCTGTGAAGGTGTCCCGTCGTGATCTGCCATACGTCACCAGCAAA gggCTCACTGGGGGAACGACAGTGTCAGCCACGATGATAGCTGCCCATCGGGCTGGCATCCCTGTGTTTGTCACAGGTGGTATCGGAGGAGttcacagagatggagagaaca GTCTGGACATCAGTGCAGATCTGACAGAGCTGGGCAGAACTCCCATCGCTGTGATCTCTGCTGGGGTCAAGTCTATTCTGGACATTGGTCGCACCCTTGAATTCCTT GAAACACATGGCATCTGTGTAGCCACTTATGGGAAGTCAAAGAACTTCCCAGCATTCTTCTCTCCTCAAAGTGGATTCAGTTCCCCGTGCCAGGTTGACAACCCTACTGAAGCTGCAAAACTCATTG CGAGCACGCTGTCCCTGGGTCTTCAAAGCGGTGTCCTGTTAGCGGTGCCTATCCCAGAGGAGCATGCAGCTGCTGGCAAGCAGATAGAGGAAGCCGTACAGGCTGCAGTGACAGAGGCCAG CACTAAAGGAATCACTGGAAGAGATGTGACCCCATTTATTCTTCAGAAGGTCAATGAGCTGACTAAAGGAAAGTCCCTTCAGGCCA ACATCGCTCTCATTCGTAACAATGCTCGAGTTGGAAGTCAGATCGCCTGCGCACTGTCAGAACTCATGAATGAgagaaagttaaaaaataaaactcatcattctggaaaacacacatcccAATCAGAGTCAGATATC gttgTGATTGGAGGAATAAATGTAGATTTCATTGCCAaaggaaaaaccaaaacaattcaC TTTGGACAGACCAACCCAGgaagtgtgtgtcagtcattTGGTGGTGTAGGACGGAACATAGCTG ACTCTCTGAGTCGATTAGGCCACAGGCCTCTGTTCATCTCAGCTGTTGGAGCTGATTCAAACGGTGATGCCGTGTTAAACTACTGTAAACATATG AACACGAGTGGTGTTGCCAGGCTGGAGGAACAAAGCACAGCTACTTACTGTGCTGTCATCACTGAGAGTGGAGAACTGAGCCTCGGCTTGGGCGACATGGACATTCACCAGCAAATCACAGAGCAGTGT GTGTCACAGTTTGAGAAGCAGCTTTCATCAGCCACTCTTGTGTGTCTCGATGGAAATATCCCTGTCTCCACTATTGACTATGTTTGTGGTGTTGCCAAAAAGCACAACATCAACG TCTGGTATGAGCCAACTGATTCAGAAAAGGCTTGTAAGCCTTTCCTGTCTGACGCCTGGAAGTCTCTGTCCTATTCTTCCCCAAACCTGGCGGAGCTGTGCACCATGAACAAAACACTGGGTATCCAAACACCTAAAG TGCTGCCAagttctctggaggaggtgctggGTGTTGCTGTGGATCTCTCACGCCCCCTTCTGGAGCATCTTCACTGTCTGGTGGTGACTCTGGGGGCTTATGGCGTGTTGGTGTGTGGAGAGCAGGACGCAGACTCGGTCAACCTGCAGCCAAGACAACAGAGGAGG AGCAGGAAGCTTTGTGCTGTACATTACCCGGCACTGACCGTGACGGCAGAGGAAACAGTGAATGTATCAGGAGCAGGAGACAG TCTTGCAGGCGCTCTGATGGCAGGGATCCTCCGGCGGCGAGACACAGACAGCTGTGTTCGGATGGGGCTCTTGGCTGCACGGCTGTCCCTGGCATCACCGCACCCCATCGACCCTACGCTCAGCTTTGACTCAGTAGATCTAAACAAAGTCCAGACTCAGAACTGGCCCAAACCGAGCTACAGCTGCATATAG
- the LOC117763057 gene encoding troponin I, slow skeletal muscle-like isoform X1: MSEGPRKPKYSATRRLHLKSKLLKKAASMLVAESEEKKHEKERVLNECFPPLKLSSLSVQELQDLCKELNRKIDVVDEVRYDMEVKVARNGTEIQTLSNKINELKGVKRPNLKRVKKTTDDMLGAYTETSKLTKADFKANLKTVKKEDDKREEVTDWRKNVEAMSGMQGRKKLFNAGQ, encoded by the exons ATGTCTGAGGG ACCG AGAAAGCCAAAGTATTCAGCAACTCGCCGACTGCATTTGAAG TCCAAACTGCTGAAGAAGGCAGCTTCTATGCTGGTGGCtgaaagtgaagagaaaaaacacgaGAAAGAAAGAGTTCTGAACGAGTGTTTCCCTCCACTGAAGCTCTCAAGTCTGTCCGTCCAGGAGCTGCAG gaTCTTTGTAAAGAACTAAATCGTAAGATTGATGTTGTAGATGAAGTACGCTATGATATGGAGGTTAAGGTAGCCAGAAATGGGACTGAG ATCCAGACACTGAGTAACAAGATCAATGAGCTGAAGGGGGTAAAGCGGCCCAACTTGAAGAGGGTGAAGAAAACGACGGACGACATGCTGGGTGCATACACCGAAACCTCCAAACTCACGAAGGCAGATTTCAAGGCCAACCTGAAGACAGTGAAGAAAGAGGATGACAAG AGGGAAGAGGTGACCGACTGGCGTAAGAACGTGGAGGCCATGTCTGGTATGCAGGGCAGGAAGAAGCTGTTCAATGCTGGACAATAA
- the tnni4b.2 gene encoding troponin I4b, tandem duplicate 2 isoform X1 → MSLLNLVSLFLSFPYLDFFYRPKKSKTSASRRLALKTKLLKMAMVMLEKEREAKKLERESSLSERVPSVQLSGLSMQDLQAVCKDLYHKIDVVDEERYDIDAKVVKNSKEIENLSQKIFQLKGKMKRPALKRVKISADAMLGALLGSKVKESVDFKANLKTVKKEEEKKEEVTDWRKNVEAMSGMEGRKKLFDAGQ, encoded by the exons ATGTCATTACTCAATCTTGTAtccttatttctttcttttccatatCTCGATTTCTTCTACAGACCC AAAAAATCAAAGACCTCTGCCTCTCGCAGGCTGGCTCTAAAG ACCAAACTGCTGAAGATGGCGATGGTGATgttggagaaggagagggaggcgaagaagctggagagagaaagttCTCTGAGTGAGCGAGTCCCTTCTGTTCAGCTGTCTGGTTTGTCCATGCAGGACCTTCAG GCTGTGTGCAAAGACCTGTACCATAAGATTGATGTGGTGGATGAGGAGCGCTACGACATTGATGCCAAGGTGGTGAAAAATAGCAAGGAG ATTGAGAATCTGTCTCAGAAGATCTTCCAACTGAAGGGCAAGATGAAGCGGCCCGCTCTGAAGAGGGTGAAGATCTCAGCCGACGCCATGCTGGGAGCGCTGCTGGGCTCCAAGGTGAAAGAGTCTGTGGACTTCAAGGCCAACCTCAAGActgtgaagaaagaggaggagaag aaagaggaggtgaCTGACTGGCGTAAGAACGTTGAGGCCATGTCGGGTATGGAGGGCAGGAAGAAGCTGTTTGATGCAGGACAGTAG
- the tnni4b.2 gene encoding troponin I4b, tandem duplicate 2 isoform X3: MAMVMLEKEREAKKLERESSLSERVPSVQLSGLSMQDLQAVCKDLYHKIDVVDEERYDIDAKVVKNSKEIENLSQKIFQLKGKMKRPALKRVKISADAMLGALLGSKVKESVDFKANLKTVKKEEEKKEEVTDWRKNVEAMSGMEGRKKLFDAGQ; encoded by the exons ATGGCGATGGTGATgttggagaaggagagggaggcgaagaagctggagagagaaagttCTCTGAGTGAGCGAGTCCCTTCTGTTCAGCTGTCTGGTTTGTCCATGCAGGACCTTCAG GCTGTGTGCAAAGACCTGTACCATAAGATTGATGTGGTGGATGAGGAGCGCTACGACATTGATGCCAAGGTGGTGAAAAATAGCAAGGAG ATTGAGAATCTGTCTCAGAAGATCTTCCAACTGAAGGGCAAGATGAAGCGGCCCGCTCTGAAGAGGGTGAAGATCTCAGCCGACGCCATGCTGGGAGCGCTGCTGGGCTCCAAGGTGAAAGAGTCTGTGGACTTCAAGGCCAACCTCAAGActgtgaagaaagaggaggagaag aaagaggaggtgaCTGACTGGCGTAAGAACGTTGAGGCCATGTCGGGTATGGAGGGCAGGAAGAAGCTGTTTGATGCAGGACAGTAG
- the tnni4b.2 gene encoding troponin I4b, tandem duplicate 2 isoform X2, protein MSEAPKKSKTSASRRLALKTKLLKMAMVMLEKEREAKKLERESSLSERVPSVQLSGLSMQDLQAVCKDLYHKIDVVDEERYDIDAKVVKNSKEIENLSQKIFQLKGKMKRPALKRVKISADAMLGALLGSKVKESVDFKANLKTVKKEEEKKEEVTDWRKNVEAMSGMEGRKKLFDAGQ, encoded by the exons ATGTCTGAGGC ACCC AAAAAATCAAAGACCTCTGCCTCTCGCAGGCTGGCTCTAAAG ACCAAACTGCTGAAGATGGCGATGGTGATgttggagaaggagagggaggcgaagaagctggagagagaaagttCTCTGAGTGAGCGAGTCCCTTCTGTTCAGCTGTCTGGTTTGTCCATGCAGGACCTTCAG GCTGTGTGCAAAGACCTGTACCATAAGATTGATGTGGTGGATGAGGAGCGCTACGACATTGATGCCAAGGTGGTGAAAAATAGCAAGGAG ATTGAGAATCTGTCTCAGAAGATCTTCCAACTGAAGGGCAAGATGAAGCGGCCCGCTCTGAAGAGGGTGAAGATCTCAGCCGACGCCATGCTGGGAGCGCTGCTGGGCTCCAAGGTGAAAGAGTCTGTGGACTTCAAGGCCAACCTCAAGActgtgaagaaagaggaggagaag aaagaggaggtgaCTGACTGGCGTAAGAACGTTGAGGCCATGTCGGGTATGGAGGGCAGGAAGAAGCTGTTTGATGCAGGACAGTAG
- the LOC117763057 gene encoding troponin I, slow skeletal muscle-like isoform X2, with the protein MLVAESEEKKHEKERVLNECFPPLKLSSLSVQELQDLCKELNRKIDVVDEVRYDMEVKVARNGTEIQTLSNKINELKGVKRPNLKRVKKTTDDMLGAYTETSKLTKADFKANLKTVKKEDDKREEVTDWRKNVEAMSGMQGRKKLFNAGQ; encoded by the exons ATGCTGGTGGCtgaaagtgaagagaaaaaacacgaGAAAGAAAGAGTTCTGAACGAGTGTTTCCCTCCACTGAAGCTCTCAAGTCTGTCCGTCCAGGAGCTGCAG gaTCTTTGTAAAGAACTAAATCGTAAGATTGATGTTGTAGATGAAGTACGCTATGATATGGAGGTTAAGGTAGCCAGAAATGGGACTGAG ATCCAGACACTGAGTAACAAGATCAATGAGCTGAAGGGGGTAAAGCGGCCCAACTTGAAGAGGGTGAAGAAAACGACGGACGACATGCTGGGTGCATACACCGAAACCTCCAAACTCACGAAGGCAGATTTCAAGGCCAACCTGAAGACAGTGAAGAAAGAGGATGACAAG AGGGAAGAGGTGACCGACTGGCGTAAGAACGTGGAGGCCATGTCTGGTATGCAGGGCAGGAAGAAGCTGTTCAATGCTGGACAATAA